From the genome of Methanothrix soehngenii GP6:
CCATGACTGGCTGGCGGATAGGCTATGCGATGGGAGACCCGGCGCTGGTCGGTGCGATGACCAAGATCCATCAATACACCATGCTCTGTGCCCCCACCATGGCTCAGGTGGCAGCCCTCGAAGCCATGCAATCGGGCAAGGACGAGATGCTGCACATGAGGCATGAGTATGACCTGCGCAGGCGCCTTTTCGTCTCAGGATTAAACCGCATTGGCCTGGACTGCTTCGAGCCCAAGGGGGCATTTTATGCCTTCCCCTCAGTCCAGAGGTTTGGCCTCTCCTCAGAGGAGTTTGCGGAAAGGCTATTATACGAGCAGAAGGTGGCGGTAGTCCCGGGCAATGTCTTCGGCGAGAGCGGAGAGGGATTTTTGCGCTGCAGCTATGCCACCAGCAGAGAGGAGCTGATAGAGGCGCTGGACCGGATGGAGATATTCATCAAGAGCCTGTGAGAGCAAAGAGGAAAAGAGGAAGAAAAAGACATGCTCAAAGCCACCCTTCGATCGGAGAAGACCGACCGCCTGGCAGGAGGCCTGGCAGCAATAGGACTCAGTCCCAATGCCTGGACCCTAATCTCCCTGGTGCCGGCACTGGCAGGCCTGGTGGCCCTGGTCATGCACCAGCTCGCCCTGGGCCTGGCCATGTTCGCCCTATCTGCCTTCATCGATATCGTGGACGGGACGGTTGCCCGGGTCACCAATCAGGTCAGCGACAAAGGGGCCTATATCGATGGGGTGGTTGACAGGTATGTGGAGCTGATGCTCTACCTGGGGCTGCTCATTTATATTGGACGAGGGGAGTTTTTTGGCCTTCCCAATGAGGTCTGGATAGTGCTCCTGATATTTGGCGGGCTCATGACCAGCTTTGTCCGGGCCTATGCCGACCACCGGGGGATTGTGAAAGACCCGGGGGAGCTGAAGAGGATGGGAGGTCTCCTCGAGAGGCTGGAGAGGCTCATGCTGCTCTATTTCGGGATGTTTCTGGGCCTGTTTGACATCCAGTGGCTGATGGCGGTCATAGCTTTGACCGCATTACTGGCCAATGCCACTGCCCTGCAGAGGATCCGGTTTGCCCTGAGAGCAAAATCCTAGCCTCAAAGCCAATGTCTTGAAGACTATCCAATGCGGACTGCTACTGCTCCAGCTCTTCCTGATAATCATCCTTTCCGCCATCCGCGCCGGGCAGATCCAGCTGGTCTTGGCTTTCCTCACCAGCTCGATTCTGGGAAATCTCTTCATGGTGCTGGTCTTTGCCTCCATGGCTCTGGGCAGCCCGATGACCGTGGATCAATCCGCGGGAGCTGATCGCCTCACTGCCGACCCCATTATCTAATATCAGAAGGCTTTAACTTTCCTCGCTCTGTTCTGTCAAAATCGCTATCAAAACTCACAATGATTAAATTATATTTTTCCGCCAGAGCATATTGATAAGCATCATCATAATCGAGTTTGAATCTTCTTGATGCCAGAACAACTCTTTGCATATCTTCTGGGCCGATCCGCATTAGCCGAATACCTCCCACCAAGAGCATATCCTCCATCGCTTTTAGGAAGATATCATGCATGATGCGACGTATCAAAATAACACCAATTGAATCTATTGTGAACTCCGATACGGAGAGCATCTCGGGAGGTGTTTCCAAAAGAAGCCGTTCTACCTCATCCGCTTTCTTTTGGTTAAGTAGCAGTTCCAGTAGAATATTGGTATCCAGCAGGTACATCAATCCCCTCTCCACTCCAGAATCTTGTGCTGGAGCTCTACTGATGTGTACTCATCTTTCATATCCTGCAAAGCGCCCCTCCACTCCAGCTTCATCCGACCTTTCCGCTTTGGGCCTCGTTTCTCCATCAGGAACCTTGCGAAATCGACAACCTCTTGATGTAAATCAGGAGGCAGCTCTTTGATTATTTCTTCCAGCTCAGACATAGAGATGACATCCTTTGCTTGAGTATGACATTAACCTCTTTTGAGATTAATATAACGATCATGAAACGGGCTTTTTGCCCCATCAAAAAAAAGAGAATGAAATCCACCAGCCCATTAAGTGGATCTCTTCGATCTTGCCCAAGGTACTGCTTACTTCCTTGCCGCCATCTCCAGCACCTTGACTGCCTGCGCTCCCGCCTCCATGATCTCCAGGTTCTTGGGTATGAGCTTGGGCTTCTTGGCAAAGGTAACGCGGAAGGCGTCCCCATAGGCATCTTTCGGCAGACCCAGTTTTCCGGCCTGCATCAAGGCCCCCAGCATGGCCGTGTTGGCGGCCATACTGGCCCCCTTGTCCGCAGCGATCTCAGTTGCAGGCACGGATATGGCTTTTACTCCTTCCGGAGCCTGAAACTGGCCGGCCAGAGAGTCGTATAAGATCACCCCCCCTTTCTTGACCGTAGGGGCGAACTTTTCCAGAGATGGGCGGTTGAAAGCCACCAGCACATCGGGATGGTCCACCACCGGCGAGCCGATGGGCACTCCTGAGATGATCACCGAGCAGTTGGATGTCCCGCCCCTCTGCTCGGGCCCGTAATCCGGATACCAGGAGACGAACCGACCGCATCCGAAGGCCGCCTGGGCCAGGGCCAGCCCCATGCTGAGCACCCCCTGCCCGCCGAACCCAGCGATCTTCACCCCTTTGGGCACGAACTCCGGATCATTCTCGAACTGGACACATACATTATCCTCGCAGCCGAAGATCCTGTCCAGGGACTGCAGGGTGTAGTCGCTGTTCGGCCTGATGATGGGCTCTGCTTCAGCCGACCTGTCCCGGAATCTCTTCAAGGGAAACTCCTTTTCCATCTGCTCGTTGATGAACCGGGCGCATCCCCGGGCATCCATCCTCAGAATGGTGGGACAGGGGCTGAGGAGCTCCACAAAGGCATAGCCTTTTTTATCTCGCTGAACCTCCAGCGCCCGTCTCACCGCCCTCCTGGCCTTGCGAATGTGCTCGATATCCGAGAGGCTCGCCCTCTCGATGAATACCGGGGCGCTGAGGGTATCCAGTATCTCGCAGATATGAATGGGATAGCCCTGCTCCTGGGGGTCGCGCCCCTGGGGGGTGGTGGATGTGATCTCGCCGATCAGTGTGGTGGGAGCCATCTGGCCGCCGGTCATGCCGTAGACGGTGTTATTGACGAAGAAGACCGCCAGCTTCTCCCCCCGGTTGGCCGCCTGGATGGTCTCGTTCAGGCCGATGGAGGCCAGATCTCCGTCCCCCTGATAGGAGATGACTATGGCATCATCCTCTGCCC
Proteins encoded in this window:
- a CDS encoding CDP-alcohol phosphatidyltransferase family protein, yielding MLKATLRSEKTDRLAGGLAAIGLSPNAWTLISLVPALAGLVALVMHQLALGLAMFALSAFIDIVDGTVARVTNQVSDKGAYIDGVVDRYVELMLYLGLLIYIGRGEFFGLPNEVWIVLLIFGGLMTSFVRAYADHRGIVKDPGELKRMGGLLERLERLMLLYFGMFLGLFDIQWLMAVIALTALLANATALQRIRFALRAKS
- a CDS encoding type II toxin-antitoxin system VapC family toxin, whose product is MYLLDTNILLELLLNQKKADEVERLLLETPPEMLSVSEFTIDSIGVILIRRIMHDIFLKAMEDMLLVGGIRLMRIGPEDMQRVVLASRRFKLDYDDAYQYALAEKYNLIIVSFDSDFDRTERGKLKPSDIR
- a CDS encoding DUF2281 domain-containing protein translates to MSELEEIIKELPPDLHQEVVDFARFLMEKRGPKRKGRMKLEWRGALQDMKDEYTSVELQHKILEWRGD
- a CDS encoding 2-oxoacid:acceptor oxidoreductase family protein; its protein translation is MAAKEKLFGGHPGMYDVFPRKGGSAPTATHYCPGCGHGILHKLIGEAMADLGIQDRCVVISPVGCAVFAYYYLDSGHVQAAHGRAPAIATGISRAEDDAIVISYQGDGDLASIGLNETIQAANRGEKLAVFFVNNTVYGMTGGQMAPTTLIGEITSTTPQGRDPQEQGYPIHICEILDTLSAPVFIERASLSDIEHIRKARRAVRRALEVQRDKKGYAFVELLSPCPTILRMDARGCARFINEQMEKEFPLKRFRDRSAEAEPIIRPNSDYTLQSLDRIFGCEDNVCVQFENDPEFVPKGVKIAGFGGQGVLSMGLALAQAAFGCGRFVSWYPDYGPEQRGGTSNCSVIISGVPIGSPVVDHPDVLVAFNRPSLEKFAPTVKKGGVILYDSLAGQFQAPEGVKAISVPATEIAADKGASMAANTAMLGALMQAGKLGLPKDAYGDAFRVTFAKKPKLIPKNLEIMEAGAQAVKVLEMAARK